ATGAAACACTGTGGAAAAGGCGCTTGAACCATATGCACATACAGCGCGTATAAGGACTTagcttccaaaaaaaaaaaaaaaaattggctacCCACCTTGAACAGAAGAGAACAACTGGGAGGCGGCGACGGTAGGTGTAAGATTGTCTAAACAGATAGGTGCACACGTAACACGCGCTGAATAATGCACAGGTGAGAAGGGCTCGGTGAGACTCTGGACGCGCGAGCACAGCAAAGAGATCACACACACGCCGGCAGggaagcaacaaaaaaaaaaaaaataaataaggcAGACAAGCCAACCAGCAAGTGAACACATAGCCGCTCAACAGAACCGCTCAACGGAACCGCTCAACAGAACCGCTCAACGGAACCGCTCAACAGAACCGCTCAACGGAACCGCTCAACAGAACTGCTCAACAGAACCGCCCAACAGAACCGCTCAACAGAACCGCCCAACAGAACCGCTCAACAGAACTGCTCAACAGAACCGCTCAACAGAACCGCCCAACAGCACACGAAAAGGTAACACAAAATGATAAGGACGAATTCAATCTTCGGCTaacacaaaatgaaagaagtATCGTTAGAAAACGAACTGGAGCTTATCTACGAGTACACGCTGTCAGTGGAgcttttaataaaaaggctGAGTGATTATATCAAGAGGAAACAGACACAGAAAAAGATAATCGAAAGGAGGGACCTCTTCAACAAATTTATTCTAAAGTAcctaaataaaaatgtccCATCGAAGCTATCTCATCATATGAGGTATACCAAgaataacaaattttatgaacaaatttttctGTGCGCCTTTTACCATGTCATTGTAAAGTTGGTGCTGCGCGACCCGCTCTTCGGtttgcagaaggggggaCGAAGCGGGAATGAGGGGTCAAACGAAAGTGATGGTTGTAACTTGAATGGAGGGCAGCccaaatgtgaagaaaaaaaaaatgcatatgtaACCGCGAATGAGGAGATGGGAAAGAAAGAGGAAGTGTCAAACAAAGCGCTGGAGTACATCACGAGGGAGAATCTGCCGTGCCAGAAGCTAAGTGACGGATTTTTAATTCTCCATTCGACGTATGAGCAAATATGCGACGTGATCTATGCCTTCAGCGTTATATGCTATGCGTACGAGtttcactctttttttaggataaaaaatgtgaaaattgcaaaaggggacaaGTGCGCGTTTGGCTTTTTCAGCTGGATTTACGACATCAAGTGGTTCGTTTTGAGGAGTTTGAAGCTGGGGGAGGTGCGCTCAGGtgggagaagtggaagaagcgggaGAAGTGGCAGGGGTGGCCAAAGCGACCGAAGCAATGAGAGCCCTTCGGCGGAGAGGCAGAGCCCCGATGTGGCCCCGAACGACGCGGCGAACTGTGCGAATGGCGAGGAGAACCAATTCGACAGTggaagcagcagcaacgcGGATTTTCTGGCAACCAGAGCGGTTGGAGGCAACACCGTTGCAAAGATGTGTGTAGAGAAAAATGATCCACAGGGGAATTCAACCCACCTGGGTAGCAGCACCGTGGAAATAGAAAACCCTTTTGTTGATGAagaatttttcaatttcatgTTAAACAGGGGCAAACATATCGAGAGAATTTTCTTGGGCCATCCGGATGAGGTCCAAAGTTGCTGCGCTGGCATAAATGGCGAAGGAGTTTCAAGCACCCATTTAGGAAGAGGCACCAACCCAGGGGGGAAACACACCCAAGATGATAAGAGAAGGAGTTACCCAAATGGTACTTCCGATGGGATGAACAACTCAGTTGGAGCTTCTGTGGGGGCCCTTCCCGGGGGAAACGCCGACGTAGGAAGATGTGCCCAACATAGAAGTGATACAAAAAGGGTGTTAAATTATACCTGTGGATGTGGGTGGAAGGTAAAAAACTACAGCGAAGTGAAGTCCCATTTTGAACAGCTCTACAGCAGGATGAAGAACGTGAAGACGTCCAAATTGTACGTACCCCTCTGCCTGTACGTCAATTACTCATTTGATTTTTACCACTTgagcacaaaaaggaaaatttggaaaatctTAAATTTTAGTTTAAGTTTCGATGAAGGGGCGTATGACTCTTCAAAAGTTGACAAGAATTGCAATGCAAATCATGtaaacagttttttttcaaattggaaGAGGCAGccggaggaagaagcgaacaAGAGAAGCTGCGTTTCGTTTTATATGGGAGGCCTCGTCGAGttcattaacaaaaataacactTTCGAGAGGAGACACATAATGGTTGCgctgaaaaaatttatcgaCAGCGAAATGCTCCAGGGGAATAATTCGCCCTCCCTGGAGGAgaacgaagaggaagaaaaaaaaaataaaagtgatGCCGCAGAGTGTGATGAATACCATAAGATATTTTACACGCCCATTGGGGTGTTTGGTCAGGAGGGAGACATTGGAAGGAGGGAAGCCGACTGTAAGAACAACACCCACAGTGTGTCAGCCGCTAACCATGTTAGTTATGACCATGCAGGTGCAGAAATGGAGCAAGTCCAACCGTGTGGAGAGGCAAACTCCCCATGGAATGGCACAACAATGGTTgacacgcaaaaaaaagccgaaaggggaagaaaaaaaaatgtgcaaattgaCCCATTTCAACGAGGAAGTAACCAAAACTATATCATTATGGGGATAAACGAATTCGTTAGTGAGCACCTTTATATGTTCATTTCGTATGTCTGCTTGAACGTGACAAAAATTGCCATTTTCCTAATCGAGAGATACAGCCTGACCATCCCGAACAGGTACCTTGATCTGAGCTCCTACCTATTTATATGCCAAGCGAATAAACTGAATACAAACATTCTGCATTTCATAAACAAGTATAACATTCACCGGTATCTTTTTCGAAATGATGTTTCGAAGAAGGACTTgaaggaaaattattttatttacaaaaatatcgAGTGCAGTGAGATGGGGAGAAAGCACAACGATTTGTACTTGAAATTTTTGGAAGACATTCAAACGCAGCATTATGTGACTGGCTCTGGAGGGAACAAGAGGGCAGGTGCGGGACCCTCCTCTGCAAATGCGAACGGTAACAGGGGGAGAAATAACTACTCGGTGCGCGTCAGCTTGAGGGAAGGGCGACGCAGAGGGAAGCACCTCGGGGGGAATTTGGACACGGGGTACACGTATGATAGTGGCAATGGGGGCAGCAACGTGGGCATCACGAGCAGTAGTAACAGTGGCAGCAATAGTGGAagccacggggggggaagccatgGAGGAAGCCATGGGGGAGGAAGCCGTGGGGGGAGCCACAGCGGAAGTCACAGTGGAAGCCTCAGCGGAAGCAACcgaagcagaagcaggagcggcaaaatggaTTGCACACCGAACGCGTACAGGGATAGCCGCAACCAACGTGTTAACTACCCCGCGTCGactaaaaaggaaaacgtgCAAGGTGGCAAGAGAAACGTGTTGGTAGTGCCAGGGAATCACAGCAGGCAGTCAAGCGGAGGGAAGAGTTGCCCCAGCAGCAATGCCAGTTCCAAGCAGGGGCAGCACAGTGGTAGCACTGCTGCTGTGGAAAGGCGCGAAGTGGGGGGGGTACTAGAGCTGCCAAGAGGTAGCCACTCCGCGATGAACAGCCCGAGTGAGGAAATGGCCCCCGATGTGGCAGCTACAGCTACAGCTATAGCTACCATTTTGTTGCCAACAGATGGGGGGGGCGCTAAAGGGGGTGCTGAACAAATCGGTGTTTTTCGTCGTGTAGATGACGTCTTCTTGGGTGGAAGCAACCCGAGTGGAGGCACCAACAGTGAGCACCCCCTCCATGCGGGCGCAACCCAACAGGGTGACCAAGCCGAAAGCAAAAGAATGGATGAGGTAGATCATTCCCCGATCTTCAGCCACATTAACAGCAGCAAGTATTACGCTGACCTTACGTACAACAATTGCGAAGGCGCACAGTACTACTACGCGGTTCGAAACAACTTGTGCAAGAGGGAGGATGCGCACAATAGGGTGAAGATGTCCCATTCGGAGGGGTGCAAGCAGGAGAAGCCGTCGGAGCGGTCTGAGCGGCAGGAGCGATCTGAGCAACCAAATTGGCAGGACAAAAATGGCGACGCGTTTGCGAGTGAAGCGCCTAACGTGGTGGAGAGTTGGCACCACGGCAGTGGTGGTGGGGGCCACGAAAGGGCGGTTAGCGCTCCCCTGGTTAGCGGTTCCCCGATTGGCGGTCCCCTGGATAGCGGTTTCCCGATTGGCAGCCCCCAGATTAGCTGCTCCCCCATTGGCAGTCCCCTAATTAGCTCCTCCCCGGGTAGCGCCCCACTAAACCCCGCGCATGTTAGAAGCATAAACTTCCTAAACCGGGAGGCGTACCCCGTGAAGCTGAACGTGCCGTACAGCCTGCACCTGAATGACATTCTAAAGAACGACGCGCGCATTTCACACGTGGTGGACAGCTGcaagggaaacaaaacgcTGGAGCTAGAGCTGATCAAGCAGCAGCTAAAAAACGGAAACGTAAAATACGCAATCAAGTTATTGAAAATGTTCAATTACGAGTTGCTGCAATttccaaatttattttactacCTAAATTATAAGTCCTACAATTATTTGGTGAATACCTTCGACAAGAGGTACATAATTTACTACCTCTATGATAATCCGAAGTATTTGAAGATGTATTTTAATGCTCtgttgaagaagaagagtcTGGAGGCGTCTGTCATGGCTGTGTACTTTTTGTACCCCCTGTACATTTCGTCTGAAGACGCGGACTTTCggatgttttattttttgtttttcaagccgaggaagatgaagaaggcGAATTATAACAGCAACATTGTGCATAACGAGCCGTACCTGCGGCAGTACGAAAATGAGCACAGGGATAGGGATAAGGAGCGAGATAGGGAGCGAGACGCGGGGAAGAGCGGCGATGGGAATGCCTCCGAAAATGGGGGCGAAATGGCCGCTGCGAGCGGAGTGGAGAGGGCCGTCCCCCCCGTTGCAGGCACCAACCCCCTGTGCAACCAGAACTACAACAGTATCTACTCCTTCCTGAAGAACGAATGCGTAATTATTAATGacctccatttttgtttcaaaaatgaggaagtcATGCCGTTCGACAGCGTGACGAGGAAGGTATACAAATTGACAGACCTGTGCAAATATTTCGACGTATTtgaaaagctaaaaaagaTTAACACGGAAATTATTAGGAACTCGTTTGATTATCTAATTAAGAGAAACGGAAAGTGTTCCTGTCCTAAGAAT
Above is a genomic segment from Plasmodium vivax chromosome 2, whole genome shotgun sequence containing:
- a CDS encoding hypothetical protein, conserved (encoded by transcript PVX_081700A); translated protein: MKEVSLENELELIYEYTLSVELLIKRLSDYIKRKQTQKKIIERRDLFNKFILKYLNKNVPSKLSHHMRYTKNNKFYEQIFLCAFYHVIVKLVLRDPLFGLQKGGRSGNEGSNESDGCNLNGGQPKCEEKKNAYVTANEEMGKKEEVSNKALEYITRENLPCQKLSDGFLILHSTYEQICDVIYAFSVICYAYEFHSFFRIKNVKIAKGDKCAFGFFSWIYDIKWFVLRSLKLGEVRSGGRSGRSGRSGRGGQSDRSNESPSAERQSPDVAPNDAANCANGEENQFDSGSSSNADFLATRAVGGNTVAKMCVEKNDPQGNSTHLGSSTVEIENPFVDEEFFNFMLNRGKHIERIFLGHPDEVQSCCAGINGEGVSSTHLGRGTNPGGKHTQDDKRRSYPNGTSDGMNNSVGASVGALPGGNADVGRCAQHRSDTKRVLNYTCGCGWKVKNYSEVKSHFEQLYSRMKNVKTSKLYVPLCLYVNYSFDFYHLSTKRKIWKILNFSLSFDEGAYDSSKVDKNCNANHVNSFFSNWKRQPEEEANKRSCVSFYMGGLVEFINKNNTFERRHIMVALKKFIDSEMLQGNNSPSLEENEEEEKKNKSDAAECDEYHKIFYTPIGVFGQEGDIGRREADCKNNTHSVSAANHVSYDHAGAEMEQVQPCGEANSPWNGTTMVDTQKKAERGRKKNVQIDPFQRGSNQNYIIMGINEFVSEHLYMFISYVCLNVTKIAIFLIERYSLTIPNRYLDLSSYLFICQANKLNTNILHFINKYNIHRYLFRNDVSKKDLKENYFIYKNIECSEMGRKHNDLYLKFLEDIQTQHYVTGSGGNKRAGAGPSSANANGNRGRNNYSVRVSLREGRRRGKHLGGNLDTGYTYDSGNGGSNVGITSSSNSGSNSGSHGGGSHGGSHGGGSRGGSHSGSHSGSLSGSNRSRSRSGKMDCTPNAYRDSRNQRVNYPASTKKENVQGGKRNVLVVPGNHSRQSSGGKSCPSSNASSKQGQHSGSTAAVERREVGGVLELPRGSHSAMNSPSEEMAPDVAATATAIATILLPTDGGGAKGGAEQIGVFRRVDDVFLGGSNPSGGTNSEHPLHAGATQQGDQAESKRMDEVDHSPIFSHINSSKYYADLTYNNCEGAQYYYAVRNNLCKREDAHNRVKMSHSEGCKQEKPSERSERQERSEQPNWQDKNGDAFASEAPNVVESWHHGSGGGGHERAVSAPLVSGSPIGGPLDSGFPIGSPQISCSPIGSPLISSSPGSAPLNPAHVRSINFLNREAYPVKLNVPYSLHLNDILKNDARISHVVDSCKGNKTLELELIKQQLKNGNVKYAIKLLKMFNYELLQFPNLFYYLNYKSYNYLVNTFDKRYIIYYLYDNPKYLKMYFNALLKKKSLEASVMAVYFLYPLYISSEDADFRMFYFLFFKPRKMKKANYNSNIVHNEPYLRQYENEHRDRDKERDRERDAGKSGDGNASENGGEMAAASGVERAVPPVAGTNPLCNQNYNSIYSFLKNECVIINDLHFCFKNEEVMPFDSVTRKVYKLTDLCKYFDVFEKLKKINTEIIRNSFDYLIKRNGKCSCPKNFICINDLGSSLKVVKVVETFEDFFTLYEHIKKKERVIFIDAEWKCSIFRENPIVSIFQVALKDTPISYIIDLKKIAVENYEINYYISDLFRDQNIIKVGVAFLNNDMLHFRKYYDIFAMLKWEKYHSILVDSFDRGEEVPMGEENADFWAAEKLPLGKEQMTSNSTSDWDVLLRRAMKSVYESDDRSGSANDGGVHLNEGEQGQHSNRSGAHSSDNRRKEQGGKQNFHLCDDVSYKNIFPVNYFVKYKKNEALIDKHLNSKCSACGKVGIYSCIHKYYDLECIYLKYYEQLKGHFPHLRKNMSYSVKIFGKALCPDKEVNKECQIMNWNFRPLSSISVEYAILDVLILKNFFNLIQSKLSFSIEQAL